A window of Enterobacter ludwigii genomic DNA:
GCGGCACGTATAACATTCCCAGACCAATCATCAGTGGCCAGACGAGCGCAGCCGAGACGAATTTATAGCAACTGTGTGCGCCCTGCTCCATTGAGGCCGGGATCACCTTAAAGTATTTACACAGTACGGCTATCAGGATCATCAGCACCGGACCGGGAATGTGTACCAGTTTTTCAAACAACCCTCCGACGATGAAAAATGCGCACACCATCAGTAACCCGCCTCCCATCAGATGGAAATCTGTCTGCTGAGCACTGTCCGCGCCCGCAAAGAGGCTGCTGTCTTCTTTGCTACGGGTTAACATGCCATTACCCGACAATGCAGGACGTTTCATTCCCAGACGCGCCAGCGAGCCTGCACAAATAATGGCGAAGATATTCCCCACCACCGCGGCAGGCGCCAGTTGAGCAACATAGACGTCCGGCGTATGACCAAGGATTGCCGAATAGGCCAGGGACAACGGCAAAATCCCCTCACCAATCCCGCCACCAATGATCGGCACGATGATAAAAAAGAACGTGTGGTACGGGGTATAGCCAAACAGTGAACCCACGATGAGCCCGCTCAGTACCGCCATGAAAGTCCCGGCCACCAGCGGGATAAACATGCGCATCATCCCCTGGATAAGCAGTATCCGGTTCATTCCCAGAATGCTCCCTACCACCAGACAGGCGATGACGAAATAGAGCAGATTTGCCTCTTTCATCAACAGATGCACCGTATCCAGCGTGTGTTTTTCGAAGACACCAAAATAGACCAGTACGGAGGGGACCATCAGACACAGGATTGCCGGGCCGCCGATGTCTTTCAGCAACGGGATTTGCCGCCCCACTTTCGCAAACGCAAAACCAAGGGTCATGATGACTGCGAGTCCGCCGATCATATTTTTCGGCAGCAAGCCTGCCCAGGCAGAGGTCGCCACAATGGCAGCGATCCCGACGAATAGCATCAACGGGACTGCGCCAACCTCGGTATTGTAAAGCCCAAAGGCAAAACGCGTGGACGACAACTCAGAAGTCGGTACAGGATTATCTTTCATATAATCACCTGATAATTGTGTTCGGATATGCAAAGAAAAGGAATAAACACGGAATTATTCCAATACGGATAAATGTTATTTAATATCAATTAAAGACTTACGTGGCCTTTTCTAAAAACAGGCTCAGTGTAAAAAATAACATGCGGGGCCTGAAAGAAGTGTGAACAATACAACCCTTTCCCGTTAAATAACTTTATTCATCATTAAGTAACTAAAGTTATTTTAGACAGGCATTGCTGTTTTCTTGTGCCTAATCAATTTTTGCCACCCCTATTACTTATCCAACTAACGCAATCATTTTGAAATTAATAAAACCAGAGAGAGTGTGACCATTGTCACTCTTACCGTGCTATCTAACCGCTAGATTAGCGCTGCAACAAAACACATAAAATACCCTACAGGAAATACTATGCCTTCATTACTATTACAGTCGCTGTTTCCGCTCGTCTTTATAATGCTGCTTGGGTGGTTAAGCGGGAAACTCGGGTATTCCCGACGTGAAGATGCAAACGTTATGGCGACAGTGGTGATTCGTTTTGCACTTCCCTTTCATCTTTTTATTGGCGCATTGCATACCGACCCGAGCAAAATTAAGAACCTGACGTTTATGGCGGTCCTGGTTGTCGGTTTAATGGGTTCGTATTTATTGACATTATTTATTTCACGTTTTGTTTTTCGTCACGATATAAAAACCAGTGCCATTCAGTCTCTGGTTTGTGCCTTTCCGGATATGGCCTACTTTGGGGCACCCGTGCTTGCTGTGTTGATTGGGCCAGAAGGATTCATTGGCGTACTGATCGGCAATATCATCACCAGCGTTATCATGATCCCGTTGACTATCGTCCTGATTCGTATGGGAGATAAGAACAGTCATGATGGTCTGGAATCGCTGCATCCTGGAGCGATGGTGATACAAAACCTCATCAAAGCGGCACGTAATCCTATCGTCTGGATACCCGTTTCCGGTGTATTGCTCAGCCTGGCTGGCGTACAGATCCCGTCAATTCTCAGTATGCCCATTGAGATGGTTGGCAAAGTCTCCGGTGGACTGTCGCTGTTTGCTCTCGGCCTGTTATTTTACGGTGAACGTCCAAAATTGAATGTGCAGACATTTACCAATATCAGTATTAAAAACCTCATTCAACCCGCCATCATGGCCGTAGCCGGTATCGCATTTGGTCTTAGCCATACCTTACTCCAGCAGGTTGTTATTATTGGTGCGACGCCTTCCGCTATCGCCGCAGGTATGTTTGCCATACGCAGCGACACCTATATTGATACTGCCTCATCCTCCATATTAATTGGCACTGCCGTCGGCGTACTGACTGAAGGCATTATGATCTATTTAATCTCTTAATCTGTTTTATTTAAAAAATTCAGGAGTTAACCATGTCTCGCAAAGAAGTTCTGTACACTCCCTATAACGGGGCCGTATTGCTGGAAAACCCATTATTAAATAAAGGTCTCGCGTTCATAAAAGAAGAACGTGATAATTTCAACCTGCATGGTTTATTGCCTCACAACGTTGAAACCATTGAAGAGCAGACGGAACGCGCGTGGGTACAATTCTGTCATTTTAAAAGCGATATTTCCCGTCATGTGTATCTGCGTAATATTCAGGATACCAATGAGACCCTGTTTTACAATCTCTTACGCTCGCACCTGAAAGAGACATTGCCAATTATCTATACTCCGACGGTAGGTGAAGCCTGCGAGCATTTCTCCACCATTTACCGTCGGGCACGCGGGTTGTTTATTTCATGGCCAAACCGCCATCGTATTGATGAGATGCTGCAAAGTTTCTCGCGCAACGATATTCGAGTGATTGTAGTGACTGACGGGGAACGTATTCTGGGGCTTGGCGATCAGGGTATCGGTGGAATGGGTATCCCGATTGGTAAGCTGTCGCTGTATACCGCCTGCGGGGGGATCCATCCGGCTTCCACCCTGCCCATTATGCTGGATGTCGGGACGAATAATCAGCAGCACCTGGACGACCCGATGTATATGGGCTGGCGCCATCCGCGCATCAGCGACGATCAATATGCTGAATTTATGGATATGTTTGTCAGCACCGTCAAAGCACGCTGGCCAAATGTTCTTCTGCAGTTTGAAGACTTCGCGCAGAAAAACGCCACTAAACTGCTCCAGCGATACCGCGACCAGCTGTGCTGCTTCAATGATGACATTCAGGGAACGGCAGCCGTCACCGCAGGTACGCTGATTGCGGCAGCCCATGCAGCGGGTACACGCATTCGCGATCAGCGTGTGGTCTTCCTGGGCAGCGGTTCCGCCGGATGCGGAATAGCAGAAAAAATTGTGGCCCTGATGGTTGATGACGGCCTGACAGAGTCCGAAGCCCGCAGCCGGATCTTTATGGTCGACCGCTTTGGCTTGCTGACCGACGATATGACCAACCTGCTCGACTTCCAGAAAAACCTTCTCACCGCGCGTGATGCGATTAGCCACTGGCAGGTAGAAGCCAATAATATCTCCCTGCTGGAAGTGGTAAAAAATGCACATCCGACGGTGATGATCGGCGTTTCAGGCCAGCCAGGACTCTTCAGTGAAGAAATTGTGAAAGAGATGCATCGGCACTGCCCGCGCCCTATTATCATGCCGCTCTCGAACCCGACATCACGGGCAGAGGCGCAGCCACAGGATCTTATCGCGTGGACCCAGGGTGCCGCACTGGTGGCCACCGGTAGCCCGTTTGCCCCGGTGTTCTGGCAAAACGAGCAGTACGACATCGCCCAGTGTAACAACGCCTATATTTTCCCGGGTCTGGGGCTAGGGATCCTGGCCAGCAACGCCCGCCGTGTGACGGAAGAGATGTTGATGGCGGCAAGCCGCAGCCTGGCCGCGCAGTCTCCACTGGTTACCACCGAGAAAGGGGGCTTGTTGCCGCCGGTCGATCGCATTGAAACGGTGTCACGCCAGATTGCCCTCGCCGTTGCCCGTGCGGCGATTGATCAGGGCGTCGCCCCGTCGATAGACAACGAAATCTTGCTGGCGCGCATCGAGCAGACCTGGTGGCAAGCAGATTACGCACCTTATCGCAGGTCTGCCCTGTAGGGGATATTTATGCCCTCACCACAAGAGTGAGGGCATGGTTTTTTGCCTCAGTGCTGTATGCCAGACCGCTCAGAAATCTCTTCAGCGGATAAGATATTAACGGAGGACGTCACGTCTTTTGCACGCGCATATCGGTCCGGCACCCCCTCCGGGCGGGTTTTGAAGCGCCGGTGCAGCCACATATACTGTTCTGGTGCCATGCGTACCGCTTGTTCGATCGCTCTGTTCATTTGCGTCGCAACAGATTCTTTATCTCCCCCCTGCAACGCCTCGCTGATATCCTCCAGAATAATCAGTTCATAACCGCTGCCATCCACCCTGCGTCGCGGCACAAAGGGAATGACGGCGGGCTTAGCGCTTTTGACCAGCATATAGCTTCCAGCGGTCGTCGCGGCATCCGGAACCGCAAAGAACGGCACAAAGACGCTATTGGTTTTGCCATAGTCATGATCCGGGGCATACCACAAAATTTCATTCTGCTTCAGCGAGCGGATCATGCCTTTTAAATCATGACGATCGAGCATAGATTTATTGGAACGCAGACGCCCTCGCGTCTGTAGCCAGTCCAGCAGGGCATTATTATTAGGACGATATACGCCAATACCGGGGTTGAGCATGCCAAATATCCGCGCGCCCAGCTCAAGTGTGAGAAAATGCATTCCCACCAGCACCACGCCATTACCTTTCGCCCGCGCCATTTCCATGTGCTCATAGCCCCTAACGGTAAAGCATTTCTTAACCCGCCACGCAGGCCAGAACCATGCCATTCCGGTTTCAATCACCCCCATTCCTACCGATTCAAAATTACGCTGCAGCAATGACTCTCGCTCCGCCTTTTTCATCTCCGGGAAACAAAGCTCAAGGTTGCGGCGGGCAATTTCGACGCGGCGGGGAAGCAAGCGCATCGCCAGTCGACCAAGACCATGACCAATTCTGAACAGAAGCGGATAAGGGAGCAGCATGATAAGCCACAGCGCGGCAATGCCTGCCCAGCTTAGCCAGTAACGGGGATGAAGAAAGGCGAATGAAAAACGGGGTAATTTTGTCATCAGAAAATTATCCTTTAACGTGTCTGTCCTTAATTGATTCTGTTGGAGATCTTTCCTAAGGATTAATAATAAGTCAGTCAGAAACGTTAAGTGTAGCGGATAAGACAAAACGCATTTTTATCGTTTTTTGCGAAAAACGGGAAGTTGAGCCGGGGAGGACTTATCCGCTCCCCGGCAAAAGATTTACATCGAATACCCTGGCTTCTTAATCAGCTCATCCAGCTTCGGACCTATCTCGGTATCCCAGACCTGGGCTTTCCAGTCTTCCGGCGCTACCTGGTTCAGCGCAACCGACACGGAACTGTCTTTGCTGTTGAAATGGCGAATGATGACGTCGGCAATATCCGCCGCCAGCGCAGTTTTTTGTTCGTCGTTCAAATCGCGGGGAAAACATTTGATATCTACATGTGGCATGTGCAGGTTTCCAGTTATGAGCCAGGGTTCCACGTTATCAGATAATATTGTTTGCCTTTAACACCTTGTGCAGTTTCGGAAGCTGAGTAACCGTGTCCGCAATCGCTGTTATCTTCGGGGTATTCGCGGCAAACCATTCATGACGAGGCCCCCAGGTGCGCGTGACCACAATATACACATCAAGCAGCGTCAGGCGTTCACCCAGCGCATAAGGGCTCGCCTTGAGTTGACCGTCGAACCACTGATAGAGCGATTTACGGTACTCAATGCAATTTTTCTGCAGCTGCTCCGGCGCATCTGGCGCCCAGCGCTCGGGGTAATCGGCATACGTGAAGGTGGGGTAAACATTGGCGACAAACCAGATCAGTAAACGCTGAAACTGCTGGCGTTCGGCCTGTTCTGGAGGTGGAGCAAGCTCGGGACATTTATCGAGTACCATCAGAGCAATCGCCGCGGTTTCTGTCATGATGGTCCCATTTTCCAGCTCCAGCGTGGGCACCTGGCACAGCGGGTTCAGCTTGTGCAACAGCTCACGCTGCGGACCGGGCTGGTCAAACCCGTCCACGTTGATAAATTGATAAGGGATATCAGCCAGGGTTAGCATCACTTCACTGATTGCCGAGCCCCAGCCGGGTACGCCATAGAGTTTAATCATGTTGCCCCCTCAGGGATAAAAACCCTAAGTGTAGAGCACCTTTAGTAGGTTAGTAGGTTATCCCAGGGGGGTTGACCTCGGAGCGCTCCACTGCTTCGCCCTGCTCTCCCCAGCGCGCCAGCACCTTCTGGTAATCTCCCCGCTTAATTGCCCCGTCCAGTGCGGCTTGCAGAGCATAAACCAGCTGATTCCCTTTTTTGGTCGTGGTGGCGACCCAGGCTTTTTTCGGCCCTAAACCGACCACGCGGGTTTTGCCGGTCAGTGCAGCTTTATACGCCGACACCGACTGCGGCCCAAAAAAGACATCTGCCCTGCCGGACTGAATATAGAGATTGCCCGAGGCATCGTCGGTCAGATAGACCGGTAGCGCAGGTTCACGCCCTGCCTTTTTGTTCTCTTCGTTCCAGCCCAGCAGAATACGTTCCTGATTCGTGCCAGAGCCAACGATCACCTTTTTCCCTGCCAGATCTTCCGCACTTTTGATTGACTGAATCTCGCTCGTGGATTTCACCGAAAAGGCCAGTGAATCGACGCGATAGGTCGCAAAATCAAATTTCTCTTTCCGCTGCTCGGTTACCGCAATATTCACCAGCGCCACATCATAGCGCCCGGAGGTGATCCCCAGCGGCCAGTCTTCCCACGCCGTGGGGACCAGCTTCAGTTTTAGCCCCAGACTGCCCGCCAGCAGACGAGCAATATCCGGATCGCTGCCAATCCGCGTTCGATTATCGCTGGCAAGCAGCGCCAGCGGCGGAGAGTTCAGCGCCGAAATGGCCACCGTCAGTGTTCCCGGTTCAACGAACGTATAATCCGCAGGTATCTTTGCCACCGCCTGGGGATCGACCGTTACCGGCAGAGGTCGCTCGTTTGCTGTTAAATCTAAGCTGGCGTGGCTGGCAGCCGAAAAGATCAGCCCCACCAGAAGTCCATATTTCATCTGCGCTCCTTACAGCACTTTTGACAGAAACTGGCGCGTTCGCGGGTGCGACGGACGGTTTAAAACCTCGTCACTGCTGCCCTGCTCCACAATTTTACCGTCGACCATAAACACCACCTGATCCGCCACTTCCCGGGCAAAACCAATCTCGTGGGTCACCACCACCAGCGTAGTGCCGGATCGGGCCAGTTTTTTGATCACGTCCAGTACTTCGCCCACCAGCTCCGGGTCGAGAGCCGAGGTGGGTTCATCAAACAGCATCACGCGAGGACGTAACGCCAGTGCACGAGCAATGGCAATGCGCTGCTGCTGACCGCCGGAGAGGTGACGCGACCAGGCATCCGCTTTATCGCGTAAACCCACGACGTCAAGCAGGCTCCAGGCGTGCTCTACCGCCTCTTTTTTGCTGAGTTTCTTATGCGCGACAGGTGCCTCAATTAAATTTTCCAGCACCGTGAGATGCGGAAAGAGATTGAAGTTCTGGAACACGTAGCCCACGTTGACACGCTGTTTGAGGATCTCTTTCTCCTTCAGCTCGTAGAGTTTGTCTCCCTGACGGCGGTAGCCAATGTAATCCCCGTCGATCTGGATAAAACCCTCGTCGACTCGCTCCAGATGGTTAATGGTGCGTAAAAGGGTCGATTTACCCGAGCCGGACGGCCCGAGGATCACCGTGACCGATCCCGGAGGGATCTCAAGCGTGACGTTGTCGAGCGCTTTGTGGCGGCCAAAAAACTTACTGACTCCGGTAATGGAAATGTGTCCTTCAGGAGAGGCTTGCATGGATGGGCTCCTGTGCTGGCGAGGTGGTAACAGACCGGGTACGGCTGGCCGCACGGTTCTGATTAACGGCAGAACGGCGTTCGCTGCGGGCAAGACCGCGCTCAACGACATGCTGTATAGCGGACAAAACGGTGGTAATCACCAGATACCAGGCAGCCCCCACCATCAGCAGAGGGATCACCTCCTGCGTACGGTTGTAGATCATCTGAATGGTATAAAACAGTTCCGGCATCGCCAGGACATAAACCATCGCCGTACCTTTGGCGAGACTGATGATTTCATTGAATCCCGACGGCAGAATGGTGCGCAGTGCCTGGGGCAAAATGATGCGCACCGTGCGTCGCCATGCAGGCAGACCAAGCGCAGCGGCAGCTTCATATTGCCCGTGGTCAACGCCGAGAAATCCGCCGCGAATAATCTCTGCGGTATAGGCGCTCTGAACGAGGGTTAACCCCACTACCGCAGTGGAAAACTGCCCCAGCACGTTGATGGTTTCAAAGCTGCCCCAGGTGATGCCGGTGAACGGCACGCCGAGCGAGAGTGTGTCGTAGAGATAGGAAAAGTTGTACAGGATGATCAGCACCACGATCAGCGGTAACGATCGAAACAGCCAGATGTAACCCCACGCCAGGCTGCTCAACAGCCAGGATGAAGAAAGTCTCGCCAGGGCCAGCATGCCGCCAATCACCACGCTCAGCGCGGTGCCGATCAGCGTCAGCAGAAGCGTTTGCCCTACACCTTCAAGGATCACCGGGTCAAAGAACCAGCGGGCGAACACTGCCCACTCCCAGCGCGGGTTAAAGGCTACGGACTGAATCACGCCCGCCAGCACAAACAGCGCTACCGCGGCACCAACGGCCCGCAGCGGATAACGCGCCGGGACCACCTTAATGGTTTCAACGTTGCTCATCGTCGTTCCTCATGCGGTTTTACTGAACGCTTCGCGTACCAGCGTTTTGGTGAAACGCAGCCGACCGTCAAACGGTGGCTGACTGTACTCTTCCGGATTGCGGTTGAGATCGAACTGCGGTTGGTACCCCTGGCTGAGATAGAGCCTGACCGCCTCCG
This region includes:
- a CDS encoding AEC family transporter translates to MPSLLLQSLFPLVFIMLLGWLSGKLGYSRREDANVMATVVIRFALPFHLFIGALHTDPSKIKNLTFMAVLVVGLMGSYLLTLFISRFVFRHDIKTSAIQSLVCAFPDMAYFGAPVLAVLIGPEGFIGVLIGNIITSVIMIPLTIVLIRMGDKNSHDGLESLHPGAMVIQNLIKAARNPIVWIPVSGVLLSLAGVQIPSILSMPIEMVGKVSGGLSLFALGLLFYGERPKLNVQTFTNISIKNLIQPAIMAVAGIAFGLSHTLLQQVVIIGATPSAIAAGMFAIRSDTYIDTASSSILIGTAVGVLTEGIMIYLIS
- a CDS encoding 2-hydroxycarboxylate transporter family protein; the encoded protein is MKDNPVPTSELSSTRFAFGLYNTEVGAVPLMLFVGIAAIVATSAWAGLLPKNMIGGLAVIMTLGFAFAKVGRQIPLLKDIGGPAILCLMVPSVLVYFGVFEKHTLDTVHLLMKEANLLYFVIACLVVGSILGMNRILLIQGMMRMFIPLVAGTFMAVLSGLIVGSLFGYTPYHTFFFIIVPIIGGGIGEGILPLSLAYSAILGHTPDVYVAQLAPAAVVGNIFAIICAGSLARLGMKRPALSGNGMLTRSKEDSSLFAGADSAQQTDFHLMGGGLLMVCAFFIVGGLFEKLVHIPGPVLMILIAVLCKYFKVIPASMEQGAHSCYKFVSAALVWPLMIGLGMLYVPLESVVSVFSVGYVVVCGSVVIAMALSGYFIASRLNMYPVEAAIVTCCHSGLGGTGDVAILSASNRMSLMPFAQIATRIGGASTVIIATLLMGWIM
- the pptA gene encoding tautomerase PptA, with amino-acid sequence MPHVDIKCFPRDLNDEQKTALAADIADVIIRHFNSKDSSVSVALNQVAPEDWKAQVWDTEIGPKLDELIKKPGYSM
- a CDS encoding ABC transporter substrate-binding protein, which produces MKYGLLVGLIFSAASHASLDLTANERPLPVTVDPQAVAKIPADYTFVEPGTLTVAISALNSPPLALLASDNRTRIGSDPDIARLLAGSLGLKLKLVPTAWEDWPLGITSGRYDVALVNIAVTEQRKEKFDFATYRVDSLAFSVKSTSEIQSIKSAEDLAGKKVIVGSGTNQERILLGWNEENKKAGREPALPVYLTDDASGNLYIQSGRADVFFGPQSVSAYKAALTGKTRVVGLGPKKAWVATTTKKGNQLVYALQAALDGAIKRGDYQKVLARWGEQGEAVERSEVNPPGITY
- a CDS encoding amino acid ABC transporter ATP-binding protein, whose amino-acid sequence is MQASPEGHISITGVSKFFGRHKALDNVTLEIPPGSVTVILGPSGSGKSTLLRTINHLERVDEGFIQIDGDYIGYRRQGDKLYELKEKEILKQRVNVGYVFQNFNLFPHLTVLENLIEAPVAHKKLSKKEAVEHAWSLLDVVGLRDKADAWSRHLSGGQQQRIAIARALALRPRVMLFDEPTSALDPELVGEVLDVIKKLARSGTTLVVVTHEIGFAREVADQVVFMVDGKIVEQGSSDEVLNRPSHPRTRQFLSKVL
- a CDS encoding amino acid ABC transporter permease; amino-acid sequence: MSNVETIKVVPARYPLRAVGAAVALFVLAGVIQSVAFNPRWEWAVFARWFFDPVILEGVGQTLLLTLIGTALSVVIGGMLALARLSSSWLLSSLAWGYIWLFRSLPLIVVLIILYNFSYLYDTLSLGVPFTGITWGSFETINVLGQFSTAVVGLTLVQSAYTAEIIRGGFLGVDHGQYEAAAALGLPAWRRTVRIILPQALRTILPSGFNEIISLAKGTAMVYVLAMPELFYTIQMIYNRTQEVIPLLMVGAAWYLVITTVLSAIQHVVERGLARSERRSAVNQNRAASRTRSVTTSPAQEPIHASLS
- a CDS encoding glutathione S-transferase family protein encodes the protein MIKLYGVPGWGSAISEVMLTLADIPYQFINVDGFDQPGPQRELLHKLNPLCQVPTLELENGTIMTETAAIALMVLDKCPELAPPPEQAERQQFQRLLIWFVANVYPTFTYADYPERWAPDAPEQLQKNCIEYRKSLYQWFDGQLKASPYALGERLTLLDVYIVVTRTWGPRHEWFAANTPKITAIADTVTQLPKLHKVLKANNII
- a CDS encoding NAD-dependent malic enzyme, which encodes MSRKEVLYTPYNGAVLLENPLLNKGLAFIKEERDNFNLHGLLPHNVETIEEQTERAWVQFCHFKSDISRHVYLRNIQDTNETLFYNLLRSHLKETLPIIYTPTVGEACEHFSTIYRRARGLFISWPNRHRIDEMLQSFSRNDIRVIVVTDGERILGLGDQGIGGMGIPIGKLSLYTACGGIHPASTLPIMLDVGTNNQQHLDDPMYMGWRHPRISDDQYAEFMDMFVSTVKARWPNVLLQFEDFAQKNATKLLQRYRDQLCCFNDDIQGTAAVTAGTLIAAAHAAGTRIRDQRVVFLGSGSAGCGIAEKIVALMVDDGLTESEARSRIFMVDRFGLLTDDMTNLLDFQKNLLTARDAISHWQVEANNISLLEVVKNAHPTVMIGVSGQPGLFSEEIVKEMHRHCPRPIIMPLSNPTSRAEAQPQDLIAWTQGAALVATGSPFAPVFWQNEQYDIAQCNNAYIFPGLGLGILASNARRVTEEMLMAASRSLAAQSPLVTTEKGGLLPPVDRIETVSRQIALAVARAAIDQGVAPSIDNEILLARIEQTWWQADYAPYRRSAL
- a CDS encoding LpxL/LpxP family Kdo(2)-lipid IV(A) lauroyl/palmitoleoyl acyltransferasee; the protein is MTKLPRFSFAFLHPRYWLSWAGIAALWLIMLLPYPLLFRIGHGLGRLAMRLLPRRVEIARRNLELCFPEMKKAERESLLQRNFESVGMGVIETGMAWFWPAWRVKKCFTVRGYEHMEMARAKGNGVVLVGMHFLTLELGARIFGMLNPGIGVYRPNNNALLDWLQTRGRLRSNKSMLDRHDLKGMIRSLKQNEILWYAPDHDYGKTNSVFVPFFAVPDAATTAGSYMLVKSAKPAVIPFVPRRRVDGSGYELIILEDISEALQGGDKESVATQMNRAIEQAVRMAPEQYMWLHRRFKTRPEGVPDRYARAKDVTSSVNILSAEEISERSGIQH